The stretch of DNA GTGCTCTCCGGGTTGCTCCTCGGGGTGATGCTCGGCCTGCAGCGCGTCATCGCCCGCCGCTTCGACGTCGCCCGGCGCGAGGTCGGCCACCTGCAGACGGTGGTGGCCGAGTCGATCATCGGGGCGGCCGTGATCCGCTCCACGGGCACCGACGAGCGCACCCGGCGGCGCCTGGACGCCGCCGTCGACAGCGCCCGCGACAGCCAGCTGCGCACCCTGGCACCGCTGCATGCCAACACCTCGCTCGGCGAGGTGGCCATCTCCACGATGACCGTGACGGTGGTGCTCGGCGGGGTCTGGTGGGCCCTGCTCGGCCACCCCGCCCATCCGCGCCTCAGCGTCGGGGAGGTGGTGGCGATGGTCTTCTTGGTGACGTTCTTCGTCCGACCGCTGCAGTTCCTCGTGCAGAGCCTCGGCGAGGCGCAGAACGCCCTGACCGGCTGGCGGCGCGCGCTGGAGATCGCCGTGACGCCCAGCGCCGTACGGCTCGGGCGGCCGCTGGCGCCCGGGCCGGTGGAGGTCGAGCTGCGCTCGGTCTCGGCACGGTACGGCGAGGGTCCGCCGGTGCTGCACGAGGTCTCGGTGCTGATCCGGCCCGGCGAGCACGTGGCCGTCGTCGGGCGGACGGGATCGGGCAAGTCGACCTTCGCCAAGCTCGTCACCGGCCGGCTGGAGCCGGCAGCCGGCGTCCTGCTGCTCGGCGGCGTGCCGCGCGCGGAGCTCGCCGACGCCTCGGTCACGCGGCGGGTGGTGATCGTGCCGCAGGACCCGTTCCTCTTCGACGCGACGCTGGCCGAGAACGTCCGGCTCGGCTCGCCGCAGGCGCAGGACAGCGACGTGGTGCGGGTGGTCGAAGCGCTCGGGCTCGGCGAGTGGTTCGCCGGACTGCCGGACGGGCTGCTGACGCGGGTCGGCCTGCGGGGCGAGCGCCTGTCCGTCGGCGAGCGGCAGCTGGTGGCGCTGGCCCGGACAGCCCTGGTCGATCCGGACCTGGTCGTCCTCGACGAGGCGACCAGCGGCATCGATCCGGCGACCGACGTGGCCGTCCAGGCGGCGCTGCGGGCCCTGACCCGCGACCGCACCAGCATCTCCATCGCCCACCGGATGAACACCGCTGCCGCCGCCGACCGGGTCCTGCTCTTCGACGACGGCCGCCTGGTCCAGCAGGGCCACCACGACGAGCTCGTCCGCCAGGACGGCCCCTACGCCGCCTTGGTCGCCGCCTGGCACCACGCCGGGCCGGCGCTGCGTAGCTGCCCACCACCGACAGGAGTACATCCATGACCGCGTTCACCAGTCCGACCGGCACCGAGACCTCGCTGCCGCCCGGCTTCCGGCCCAAGCGGCGGCTCGGGTTCAACACCCGGGTCTCCTTCAGCGACGACAGTGGTCCGGCACAGGGTCTGCGCGACGGCATCGAGCTGTTCAAGGCCGCCGAAGCGGCCGGCTACCAGTCGGGGTGGGTCTACCAGCGCCACTTCGACCACTACCTGTCCTCACCGGTGCCGTTCCTCACCGCCGTCGGCCAGCACACCGAGCGGATCTCGCTGGGCAGTGCGGTGCTGCCCATGCGCTACCAGGACCCGATCCTGCTGGCCGAGTCCGCCGGGGTGGCCGACCTGCTGGTCGACGAGCGGCTCGAGCTGGCCCTCGCCACCGGCGCCAACGCGGCCTGGGATGCGGTCTTCGGCGCTGTCGCGACCGATGCCCGCACCGAGGCCCGCCGTCGCCTGGTGCAGTTCCTCGACGCGGTCGCTGGCACGACCCTGCACACCGTCGACGGTCCTGGGCAGGGCGCTCCGGTGGGCACCGAGCTGCGGGTGACGCCGCACAGCCCGACCCTGCGCTCGCGGCTGCGGCAGGGGTCCTCCAGCATCGGCTCGGCCCTCCAGGCCGCCGAGCTCGGGATCGGTCTGATCGTCGGCACCGTCCTGCACGACATCCCGCCCGGGGAGACCTACTCGCAGTACCAGGGCCGCGTCATCGAGACCTACCGCACCGCGTGGCGCGAGCAGCAGGGCGGCGAGCCGCCCTCGGTCGCCGTCGCGGCCTCGGTGCTGCCCGGCACCACCCCCGAGCTCCGGGAGAGGTACGCCGGCTACGACCTGCAGCGCCGTACCGAGGGGATGGCCGCCTCCCGGCCGAAGGGTGCCCTGCAGCCGGTCGTCTCCGCCGACCTCCCGCAGGGCATGCAGATCAGCCCTGTCTTCCACGGCACGCCCGAGCAGGTGACCGAGGCTGTGCTCGCCGACCCGGGCCTGGCCCAGGCCGACGAGCTGGTGCTGTTCCTGCCGCCTGCCTTCACCCTGTCCGACAACGTCCGGCTGGTGCGTGACCTGGCCGAGACGGTCGCACCGGCCCTGGGCTGGGTCGCCGCCTGAGTCCGGCGGCGGCCCAGCCTGGTCGTCCTAGTGGGCCAGCTGGGGGTAGAGCGCCTCGACGGGCGCGGCGAGACCGGCCTTGACCTGCCGGCTGACGTCGTCGGCGAGGACCTCGTGCGCCCCCGCCTCCAGCCCGTCGTAGGCCGCTCGCACCACGTCGGCGGGATCGTTCTTCTCCGCTGTGACGTCCTTGGTCATCGGGGTGTCGGTGTAGCCCAGGTGGAGGCCGAGGACCTGGGTGCCCTGGCCGGAGAACGCGAGCCGCTGGGAGTTGGTCG from Nocardioides sp. BP30 encodes:
- a CDS encoding LLM class flavin-dependent oxidoreductase; this encodes MTAFTSPTGTETSLPPGFRPKRRLGFNTRVSFSDDSGPAQGLRDGIELFKAAEAAGYQSGWVYQRHFDHYLSSPVPFLTAVGQHTERISLGSAVLPMRYQDPILLAESAGVADLLVDERLELALATGANAAWDAVFGAVATDARTEARRRLVQFLDAVAGTTLHTVDGPGQGAPVGTELRVTPHSPTLRSRLRQGSSSIGSALQAAELGIGLIVGTVLHDIPPGETYSQYQGRVIETYRTAWREQQGGEPPSVAVAASVLPGTTPELRERYAGYDLQRRTEGMAASRPKGALQPVVSADLPQGMQISPVFHGTPEQVTEAVLADPGLAQADELVLFLPPAFTLSDNVRLVRDLAETVAPALGWVAA
- a CDS encoding ABC transporter ATP-binding protein encodes the protein MTEPMPSKLPRTPPERDVPLGASGLADLSGTASSPVGPLRLARIAVSVSPVLREGALATLLLALLAGAGRIVAPLSVQQAIDDGVTSASVTRAVLLGGSALLVAGASSMLLNRRLQVRVESALAVLRRTALSRIHDMSPVTADRAPSADLVARLTSDVDQVTTFLQGGGIQFVTNGAQLVIAGAVMLGYSWQLALPVFVLSGLLLGVMLGLQRVIARRFDVARREVGHLQTVVAESIIGAAVIRSTGTDERTRRRLDAAVDSARDSQLRTLAPLHANTSLGEVAISTMTVTVVLGGVWWALLGHPAHPRLSVGEVVAMVFLVTFFVRPLQFLVQSLGEAQNALTGWRRALEIAVTPSAVRLGRPLAPGPVEVELRSVSARYGEGPPVLHEVSVLIRPGEHVAVVGRTGSGKSTFAKLVTGRLEPAAGVLLLGGVPRAELADASVTRRVVIVPQDPFLFDATLAENVRLGSPQAQDSDVVRVVEALGLGEWFAGLPDGLLTRVGLRGERLSVGERQLVALARTALVDPDLVVLDEATSGIDPATDVAVQAALRALTRDRTSISIAHRMNTAAAADRVLLFDDGRLVQQGHHDELVRQDGPYAALVAAWHHAGPALRSCPPPTGVHP